The following are encoded together in the Ictalurus punctatus breed USDA103 chromosome 1, Coco_2.0, whole genome shotgun sequence genome:
- the LOC108278765 gene encoding dynein axonemal assembly factor 3, giving the protein MSTGRTLEGAGCVTWWGFGPARDLLEAGMPRPQGELNVLLVGSGDPRHILKTISGLKDTDSLHVWVMENSMEVVARQLLLLYIALSAPESMGMQEKTEVFLELFGNSEIRSQTDNKLKDVAARLALSISDSLDTDSHTHPCLDTSLLKFKERDELARIFERWKRPDSAHALSMRKVWDARVRQHLGTRYDARTGCFDWDLTMRLHDRGCGVVSKQQYSRWRESGVAFEMREGVYCVANQSLLSTRVFSRRGDKVGVRGYWGDIVSSPYLSFGIETEHKELLKMQNNRHVKTAQDVCIANVQTLFTSLSSRGHAHVSELAEEPIDDAAETRSPPESSVSHDEPRQAGEKQVPAVVQKEAIEPENGTHAEEKQNRASHQIELMNLNGVSVSFLSLESLPKLSMKSRYCRLFNAVYCSASMVHHLDYSLTQTAAPDAVLIVELAKYLLDLSKEQEAAFETRVSEIAKQMGFVPAHTRDNDAYAVFTLQKDR; this is encoded by the exons ATGAGCACCGGGCGGACGCTGGAGGGCGCAGGGTGTGTCACCTGGTGGGGCTTCGGACCTGCAAGAGATCTGCTCGAGGCAG GTATGCCGAGGCCACAGGGGGAGCTGAATGTTTTGCTGGTGGGCAGCGGCGACCCGAGACACATCCTAAAGACCATCTCGGGCCTCAAGGACACCGACTCCCTCCAC GTTTGGGTGATGGAGAACAGTATGGAAGTGGTTGCGAGACAGCTGCTGCTCCTCTACATAGCTCTGAGCGCACCGGAGAGCATGGGCATGCAAG agaaaacggAGGTCTTCCTCGAGCTGTTCGGGAACAGCGAGATCCGCTCTCAAACCGACAACAAGCTGAAGGACGTCGCAGCTCGACTGGCTCTCTCCATCAGCGACTCGCTGGACACAGACTCGCACACGCACCCCTGCCTGGACACCAGCCTTCTCAAG TTTAAGGAGAGAGATGAACTGGCTCGGATCTTCGAGCGGTGGAAGCGACCCGACTCCGCGCACGCGCTCAGTATGCGTAAGGTATGGGACGCCCGTGTCAGACAGCACCTCGGGACGCGCTACGATGCCCGCACGGGCTGCTTCGACTGGGACCTCACCATGAGGTTACACGACAGAGGG TGTGGCGTCGTAAGCAAACAGCAGTACAGCAGATGGAGGGAGAGCGGCGTGGCCTTCGAGATGAGGGAGGGAGTGTACTGCGTCGCTAATCAGAGTCTGCTCTCCACGCGCGTGTTCAGCCGT agAGGAGACAAGGTGGGAGTGCGGGGATACTGGGGAGACATCGTCTCAAGTCCCTATCTGTCGTTCGGCATTGAAACGGAGCACAAAGAGCTCCTGAAGATGCAAAACAACCGACATGTaaag ACTGCTCAGGACGTCTGTATAGCGAACGTGCAGACGCTTTTTACGTCCCTGTCTTCTAGAGGACACGCGCACGTCTCCGAGCTCGCCGAGGAACCGATCGATGATGCGGCAGAAACACGATCGCCACCGGAGTCGTCTGTTTCCCACGATGAACCGCGACAGGCAGGAGAGAAGCAGGTCCCTGCAGTTGTTCAGAAGGAAGCGATCGAGCCTGAGAACGGAACGCATGCAGAAGAGAAGCAGAACCGTGCGAGCCATCAGATAG AGTTGATGAATCTAAACGGAGTAAGcgtgtccttcctgtctctggAGTCTCTGCCCAAGCTGTCCATGAAAAGCAGATACTGCCGTCTGTTCAATGCCGTCTACTGTTCAGCAAG CATGGTGCACCATTTGGACTACTCTTTGACGCAGACAGCGGCACCCGACGCCGTCCTGATCGTCGAGCTCGCCAA gtacCTGTTGGACTTGTCTAAGGAGCAGGAGGCCGCTTTTGAGACGAGAGTCAGTGAAATCGCTAAACAAATGGGATTTGTACCGGCTCACACTCGGGACAACGACGCGTATGCTGTGTTCACGCTGCAAAAAGACCGataa
- the LOC108269775 gene encoding carnitine O-palmitoyltransferase 1, liver isoform isoform X2 → MAEAHQAVAFQFTITAEGIDLQLSHEALRQVYLSGLRSWKKRVIRLKNNVITGVYPASPSSWLFVVIAILATMYTRSDPSMGLIAKIQEHLPASGSLSLQCQTVVSAVVFSTLLWLSLIFTMKLCLKQLLSYHRWMFEQHGNVSTTTKIWVMLVRIFSGRQPLLYSYQGSLPNLPVPAVKDTVKRYLESVRPLMSDSEFERMATLARDFELTLGSRLQWYLKLKALWASNYVSDWWEEYIYLRGRGPIMVNSNYYGMDFMFVTPTPIQAARAGNTLHALLLYRRKLNKEEIKPWLLRSSIPCCSYQYERMFDTCRIPGIVTDTVVHWNDSEHVAVYHRGRYFRLWLYQAGRMLTPREIEQQIQRILDDKSAPAPGEEKLAALTAGDRIPWAQARKEFFSSGLNKRSLDSVEKAAFFVTLEDEEQGMMGDDPAASMDRYAKSLLHGKCYDRWFDKSFTVVVYKNGKNGLNAEHSWADAPIVSHMWEYVLTMDSFQLGYNQEGHCKGDGNPSLPHPQRLSWVIPSQCQERIAHSLSVAQVLADDVDFHVFAFRDFGKGSIKKVRMSPDAFIQLALQLAYYRDRGMFCLTYEASMTRLFREGRTETVRSCSSESCAFVKAFENGEAADTCQRLLRTAAEKHQMLYRLAMTGAGIDRHLFCLYVVSKYLGVESPFLKEVLSEPWRLSTSQTPFQQVELFDLVNHPDYITCGGGFGPVADDGYGVSYSIIGEKIISFHVSSKRSCPQTDCHKFGAQLRKAMLDLLQLMMDDKKEVAQREQNHTAKKEL, encoded by the exons ATGGCCGAGGCACATCAGGCAGTAGCGTTCCAGTTCACTATAACCGCCGAGGGCATAGACCTGCAGCTCTCTCACGAGGCCCTGAGACAGGTTTATCTCTCCGGGCTTCGCTCCTGGAAAAAGCGCGTCATACGCCTCAAG AATAATGTGATTACAGGTGTGTATCCTGCGAGCCCGTCTTCCTGGCTGTTTGTGGTTATAGCGATCCTGGCCACAATGTACACGCGCTCGGATCCGTCCATGGGCCTCATCGCTAAGATCCAGGAGCACCTGCCGGCCAG CGGCTCTTTGAGTCTGCAGTGCCAGACGGTCGTCTCGGCCGTGGTGTTCAGCACTCTGCTGTGGCTGTCCCTCATCTTCACCATGAAGCTATGCCTGAAGCAGCTGCTCTCGTACCATCGCTGGATGTTCGAGCAGCACGGCAACGTGTCCACCACCACCAAGATCTGGGTG ATGTTGGTGAGGATCTTCTCTGGTCGCCAGCCGCTACTGTATAGTTATCAAGGTTCTCTGCCTAATCTGCCAGTACCTGCTGTCAAAGACACCGTCAAAAGG TATTTGGAGTCCGTGCGTCCTCTGATGTCCGACTCGGAATTTGAGAGGATGGCAACTCTAGCGAGAGATTTTGAGCTCACTCTAGGGAGCCGCCTTCAGTGGTACCTCAAGCTCAAGGCATTGTGGGCCTCCAACTAC GTAAGTGACTGGTGGGAGGAGTACATCTACCTGAGAGGCCGAGGCCCCATTATGGTGAACAGCAACTACTATGGCATG GACTTTATGTTTGTGACCCCGACTCCGATCCAGGCAGCCAGAGCAGGAAACACACTGCACGCTCTCCTCCTGTACCGCAGGAAGCTAAACAAAGAGGAAATCAAACCT TGGTTGTTGAGGTCCTCTATTCCTTGCTGTTCCTATCAGTATGAGAGGATGTTTGACACTTGTCGCATACCTGGAATTGtgacag ACACAGTGGTGCACTGGAACGACAGCGAGCACGTGGCCGTGTACCACAGGGGGCGATATTTCCGTCTGTGGCTCTATCAGGCAGGCAGGATGCTGACACCGCGCGAGATCGAACAGCAGATCCAGCGTATCCTGGACGACAAGTCCGCCCCAGCACCAGGCGAGGAGAAACTGGCAGCGTTAACTGCAGGGGACAG AATTCCATGGGCTCAAGCCAGGAAGGAGTTCTTCAGCTCTGGCCTCAACAAGAGATCTCTGGACAGCGTCGAGAAAGCCGCGTTCTTCGTCACTCTGGAAGACGAGGAGCAAGGCATGATGGGAGACGACCCGGCCGCTAGCATGGACCGCTACGCCAAGTCTCTCCTTCACGGAAAATGTTACGACAG GTGGTTTGATAAGTCGTTtactgtggtggtgtacaaGAATGGGAAGAACGGCCTGAACGCCGAGCACTCCTGGGCTGACGCTCCCATCGTCTCGCACATGTGGGAG tatgtCCTGACCATGGACAGTTTCCAGTTGGGTTATAATCAAGAGGGACATTGTAAAGGGGATGGGAATCCGTCTCTGCCACACCCACAGAGATTATCCTGGGTTATTCCTTCGCAG TGTCAGGAGCGCATTGCCCATTCGCTCTCGGTAGCGCAGGTGCTGGCCGACGACGTCGACTTTCACGTTTTCGCCTTCCGAGATTTCGGCAAAGGCAGCATCAAAAAGGTCCGCATGAGCCCAGACGCCTTCATCCAGTTAGCGCTGCAGCTAGCCTACTACagg GACCGAGGGATGTTCTGCCTGACGTACGAGGCGTCGATGACGCGTCTGTTCCGTGAGGGCCGGACCGAAACCGTGCGCTCGTGCTCCAGCGAGAGCTGTGCCTTCGTCAAAGCGTTCGAGAACGGAGAG GCGGCGGACACGTGCCAGCGTTTGTTGCGTACGGCGGCTGAGAAACATCAGATGCTCTACCGGCTGGCCATGACGGGAGCCGGGATTGACCGACACCTCTTCTGCCTCTACGTCGTCTCGAAATACCTGGGTGTCGAGTCACCCTTCCTcaaggag GTGTTGTCTGAGCCGTGGCGTCTCTCCACCAGTCAGACTCCATTCCAGCAGGTGGAGCTGTTTGACCTGGTGAATCACCCCGACTACATCACATGCGGTGGAGGATTTGGGCCT gtTGCTGATGATGGATACGGCGTGTCTTACAGCATCATCGGAGAGAAGATCATCAGCTTCCACGTCTCCAGCAAGCGCTCCTGTCCTCAGACT GACTGCCATAAGTTCGGGGCGCAGCTCAGGAAGGCGATGCTGGATCTTTTGCAGCTCATGATGGACGATAAGAAAGAAGTGGCACAACGCGAGCAGAACCACACTGCGAAGAAAGAACTGTAG
- the LOC108262799 gene encoding troponin T, slow skeletal muscle, which produces MKKKKVIRYSLKCLKCSGVLKCRLKASLLLFVHVDEEEDGPAERDGEEEQPKHKPVHSQHIAPKIPEGQRVDFDDIHRKRMEKDLLELQTLIEVHFVQRKREEEELITLKERIENRRAARAEQQRVRAENERVRQARIAEERQRKEDEEAKRRADDEAKKKKVLSNMGAHFGGFLAKVEQRGRGKRQTAREIKRKTLAERRKPLAIDHLREDGLREQAREMWEWIHQLESEKFDLNEKIRRQKYEIVVLLNRISHAQKFKKGTGSKGKVGGRWK; this is translated from the exons atgaaaaagaagaaggtgATCCGCTACAGTCTTAAATGCCTTAAGTGTTCAGGAG TGCTGAAGTGCAGACTGAAAGCCTCTTTATTGCTATTTGTACACGTagacgaggaggaggatggGCCCGCAGAACGAGATGGAG AAGAGGAGCAGCCCAAACACAA GCCAGTGCACTCTCAGCACATTGCTCCAAAAATCCCAGAAGGCCAGCGAGTGGACTTTGAC gacatCCACAGGAAGCGGATGGAGAAGGACCTGCTGGAGCTGCAGACACTGATCGAAGTCCACTTTGtccagaggaagagagaagaggaggagctgATCACACTGAAAGAGAGAatt GAGAACCGCAGGGCTGCGCGGGCCGAGCAGCAGAGGGTTCGAGCGGAGAACGAGAGAGTCAGGCAGGCGAGGATTGCG GAAGAGCGACAGAGGAAGGAGGACGAGGAGGCAAAACGCAGGGCTGACGACGAggcgaagaagaagaaggtccTGTCCAACATGGGAGCGCATTTCGGAGGATTTCTAGCTAAG GTGGAGCAGAGGGGACGTGGGAAAAGACAAACGGCGAGAGAGATCAAGAGGAAGACTCTGGCTGAGAGACGCAAACCTCTCGCGATTGACCACCTGAGAGAGGACGGCCTGAG AGAGCAGGCTAGAGAGATGTGGGAGTGGATCCACCAGCTGGAATCGGAGAAGTTTGACCTcaatgagaagatcaggagacaGAAATACGAG ATAGTCGTACTTCTCAATCGCATCTCCCACGCGCAAAAATT TAAGAAGGGGACGGGCAGCAAGGGCAAAGTGGGAGGGCGCTGGAAGTGA
- the LOC108269775 gene encoding carnitine O-palmitoyltransferase 1, liver isoform isoform X1 — protein sequence MAEAHQAVAFQFTITAEGIDLQLSHEALRQVYLSGLRSWKKRVIRLKNNVITGVYPASPSSWLFVVIAILATMYTRSDPSMGLIAKIQEHLPASGSLSLQCQTVVSAVVFSTLLWLSLIFTMKLCLKQLLSYHRWMFEQHGNVSTTTKIWVMLVRIFSGRQPLLYSYQGSLPNLPVPAVKDTVKRYLESVRPLMSDSEFERMATLARDFELTLGSRLQWYLKLKALWASNYVSDWWEEYIYLRGRGPIMVNSNYYGMDFMFVTPTPIQAARAGNTLHALLLYRRKLNKEEIKPSRIPGTFIPLCAAQCERLFNTTRTPGEETDTVVHWNDSEHVAVYHRGRYFRLWLYQAGRMLTPREIEQQIQRILDDKSAPAPGEEKLAALTAGDRIPWAQARKEFFSSGLNKRSLDSVEKAAFFVTLEDEEQGMMGDDPAASMDRYAKSLLHGKCYDRWFDKSFTVVVYKNGKNGLNAEHSWADAPIVSHMWEYVLTMDSFQLGYNQEGHCKGDGNPSLPHPQRLSWVIPSQCQERIAHSLSVAQVLADDVDFHVFAFRDFGKGSIKKVRMSPDAFIQLALQLAYYRDRGMFCLTYEASMTRLFREGRTETVRSCSSESCAFVKAFENGEAADTCQRLLRTAAEKHQMLYRLAMTGAGIDRHLFCLYVVSKYLGVESPFLKEVLSEPWRLSTSQTPFQQVELFDLVNHPDYITCGGGFGPVADDGYGVSYSIIGEKIISFHVSSKRSCPQTDCHKFGAQLRKAMLDLLQLMMDDKKEVAQREQNHTAKKEL from the exons ATGGCCGAGGCACATCAGGCAGTAGCGTTCCAGTTCACTATAACCGCCGAGGGCATAGACCTGCAGCTCTCTCACGAGGCCCTGAGACAGGTTTATCTCTCCGGGCTTCGCTCCTGGAAAAAGCGCGTCATACGCCTCAAG AATAATGTGATTACAGGTGTGTATCCTGCGAGCCCGTCTTCCTGGCTGTTTGTGGTTATAGCGATCCTGGCCACAATGTACACGCGCTCGGATCCGTCCATGGGCCTCATCGCTAAGATCCAGGAGCACCTGCCGGCCAG CGGCTCTTTGAGTCTGCAGTGCCAGACGGTCGTCTCGGCCGTGGTGTTCAGCACTCTGCTGTGGCTGTCCCTCATCTTCACCATGAAGCTATGCCTGAAGCAGCTGCTCTCGTACCATCGCTGGATGTTCGAGCAGCACGGCAACGTGTCCACCACCACCAAGATCTGGGTG ATGTTGGTGAGGATCTTCTCTGGTCGCCAGCCGCTACTGTATAGTTATCAAGGTTCTCTGCCTAATCTGCCAGTACCTGCTGTCAAAGACACCGTCAAAAGG TATTTGGAGTCCGTGCGTCCTCTGATGTCCGACTCGGAATTTGAGAGGATGGCAACTCTAGCGAGAGATTTTGAGCTCACTCTAGGGAGCCGCCTTCAGTGGTACCTCAAGCTCAAGGCATTGTGGGCCTCCAACTAC GTAAGTGACTGGTGGGAGGAGTACATCTACCTGAGAGGCCGAGGCCCCATTATGGTGAACAGCAACTACTATGGCATG GACTTTATGTTTGTGACCCCGACTCCGATCCAGGCAGCCAGAGCAGGAAACACACTGCACGCTCTCCTCCTGTACCGCAGGAAGCTAAACAAAGAGGAAATCAAACCT agccGTATCCCTGGCACATTCATTCCTCTGTGTGCAGCTCAGTGTGAGAGGCTTTTCAACACAACACGAACCCCAGGAGAGGAGACag ACACAGTGGTGCACTGGAACGACAGCGAGCACGTGGCCGTGTACCACAGGGGGCGATATTTCCGTCTGTGGCTCTATCAGGCAGGCAGGATGCTGACACCGCGCGAGATCGAACAGCAGATCCAGCGTATCCTGGACGACAAGTCCGCCCCAGCACCAGGCGAGGAGAAACTGGCAGCGTTAACTGCAGGGGACAG AATTCCATGGGCTCAAGCCAGGAAGGAGTTCTTCAGCTCTGGCCTCAACAAGAGATCTCTGGACAGCGTCGAGAAAGCCGCGTTCTTCGTCACTCTGGAAGACGAGGAGCAAGGCATGATGGGAGACGACCCGGCCGCTAGCATGGACCGCTACGCCAAGTCTCTCCTTCACGGAAAATGTTACGACAG GTGGTTTGATAAGTCGTTtactgtggtggtgtacaaGAATGGGAAGAACGGCCTGAACGCCGAGCACTCCTGGGCTGACGCTCCCATCGTCTCGCACATGTGGGAG tatgtCCTGACCATGGACAGTTTCCAGTTGGGTTATAATCAAGAGGGACATTGTAAAGGGGATGGGAATCCGTCTCTGCCACACCCACAGAGATTATCCTGGGTTATTCCTTCGCAG TGTCAGGAGCGCATTGCCCATTCGCTCTCGGTAGCGCAGGTGCTGGCCGACGACGTCGACTTTCACGTTTTCGCCTTCCGAGATTTCGGCAAAGGCAGCATCAAAAAGGTCCGCATGAGCCCAGACGCCTTCATCCAGTTAGCGCTGCAGCTAGCCTACTACagg GACCGAGGGATGTTCTGCCTGACGTACGAGGCGTCGATGACGCGTCTGTTCCGTGAGGGCCGGACCGAAACCGTGCGCTCGTGCTCCAGCGAGAGCTGTGCCTTCGTCAAAGCGTTCGAGAACGGAGAG GCGGCGGACACGTGCCAGCGTTTGTTGCGTACGGCGGCTGAGAAACATCAGATGCTCTACCGGCTGGCCATGACGGGAGCCGGGATTGACCGACACCTCTTCTGCCTCTACGTCGTCTCGAAATACCTGGGTGTCGAGTCACCCTTCCTcaaggag GTGTTGTCTGAGCCGTGGCGTCTCTCCACCAGTCAGACTCCATTCCAGCAGGTGGAGCTGTTTGACCTGGTGAATCACCCCGACTACATCACATGCGGTGGAGGATTTGGGCCT gtTGCTGATGATGGATACGGCGTGTCTTACAGCATCATCGGAGAGAAGATCATCAGCTTCCACGTCTCCAGCAAGCGCTCCTGTCCTCAGACT GACTGCCATAAGTTCGGGGCGCAGCTCAGGAAGGCGATGCTGGATCTTTTGCAGCTCATGATGGACGATAAGAAAGAAGTGGCACAACGCGAGCAGAACCACACTGCGAAGAAAGAACTGTAG